The DNA region TTTACTTCTCCATCTTCTACatcatttgatatttgtttggaaaatattgcCACATTTGCAGGTGGTGTTAGTAAGAGTAGATCTATTGAATTAGACATTGAAAGTGGTTCAGAGGCTCGTGATTGGAATTTAATCAGCgctaatgaaaaattgaagccTGTTGAAGTGGAATTAAGAAGAGTTGAAGAATTAActgatgaaattgttgaCGAATTGgcatatttgaagaatagagaagaaagattaaGAGATACTAATGAATCTACCAACAGTAGAGTCAAATATTTCTctattttgattattattgttttgACATCACTAGGTGCTTGGCAAATCAACTATTTAAGAAACTTCTTTAGATCAAAACATATTATTTAATCTAtatttaaatatatatatttgaaaagaggaaaatttAAAGGGAAAAAACTTAAACCCAGATTGATTTACCATGAGATTCAATTTGTTCACCTAATTTTGTGACTTGTTCATTCCAATCAATTAGTCTATTGTTCATCTTAGCAATTTGAtcgaaattgatgattctTGGTTGCACCCAAGTAATACTTACGATTTCATTAACTTGATCTGTAGAACCTTTTAATAGACCCAAACTAATTGATCTCATCACTAGATGTTCTACATCATTTTTAGATAAATGAGTGGATTTTGAGATATCATCGAATGTAAGGGTTCTAATATTCTTGGAGAATACACTTTCAATTAAAGTCATTagacaaattttttgtctGAGGAAGTTTTCATGACTGGATAAGACTGgtatatttgataatacatttgaattaattaggttttcaaaattttggaagTCACCATTTGTTAAGatatttaataatttgaaaagccATTCAAAATTcgaattatttgaaatatttgacaTTATTGGATGATGTAATAATTCACCGAAGTTATAAATCTTGTCACCAAGTAATGCAGAGATACTCAAATCGTAAGCCAAATTCTGTAAAT from Kazachstania africana CBS 2517 chromosome 5, complete genome includes:
- the ERV25 gene encoding Erv25p (similar to Saccharomyces cerevisiae ERV25 (YML012W); ancestral locus Anc_5.540) is translated as MKLLSQLILFCLVSVINCLHFELPASKTPEQVCIRDFVNEGQLVVININSDGRVGDGQELNLYVRDSNGNEYRNKKNFAGDVRVAFTSPSSTSFDICLENIATFAGGVSKSRSIELDIESGSEARDWNLISANEKLKPVEVELRRVEELTDEIVDELAYLKNREERLRDTNESTNSRVKYFSILIIIVLTSLGAWQINYLRNFFRSKHII